The following are encoded in a window of Pseudomonadota bacterium genomic DNA:
- a CDS encoding ATP-binding protein, translating into MTETDRLTLPATLESLERIRAFAREAAVRAGLDPQRSYALQLALDEIATNVVSYGYGPSRTDGRLALRSEVAGGALVVVLEDWAPAFDPRTRELPTEEDLSLPLEERNTGGLGIFLAVKGVDRFDYRRVGDKNETIFEVRIGGQS; encoded by the coding sequence ATGACTGAAACGGACCGGCTGACCCTCCCCGCAACGCTCGAATCGCTCGAGCGCATCCGGGCGTTCGCGCGCGAGGCGGCGGTGCGCGCCGGGTTGGACCCGCAGCGCTCCTACGCCCTGCAGCTCGCGCTCGACGAGATCGCGACCAACGTCGTGTCCTATGGCTACGGTCCCTCCCGCACGGACGGCCGGCTCGCGCTCCGATCCGAGGTCGCCGGCGGGGCCCTCGTCGTGGTGCTCGAGGATTGGGCGCCGGCGTTCGACCCGCGCACACGAGAGCTGCCGACCGAAGAGGATCTGAGCCTGCCGCTCGAAGAACGCAATACCGGCGGCCTCGGGATCTTCCTGGCGGTAAAGGGCGTCGACCGCTTCGACTACCGCCGCGTCGGCGACAAGAACGAGACCATTTTCGAGGTGCGCATCGGCGGGCAGTCGTGA
- a CDS encoding STAS domain-containing protein — MALNATFETTEDEARITLGGELDAASASQFKELVEKAAAGGPRRLVLFMKELGFMASAGLRVLIFARQKMGANVVIYVVGAQGPVRNTLEMSGFHRSVVVQDDYAPT, encoded by the coding sequence ATGGCGTTGAACGCAACGTTCGAGACGACCGAAGACGAAGCGCGCATCACGCTCGGCGGGGAGCTCGACGCCGCGTCCGCGTCGCAGTTCAAGGAGCTGGTGGAAAAGGCTGCGGCGGGCGGCCCACGGCGCCTCGTCCTGTTCATGAAGGAACTCGGCTTCATGGCCAGCGCCGGGCTGCGTGTGCTGATCTTCGCGCGGCAGAAGATGGGTGCCAACGTCGTCATCTACGTCGTCGGGGCGCAGGGCCCGGTGCGCAACACTTTGGAGATGAGCGGCTTCCACCGCAGCGTCGTCGTCCAGGACGATTACGCGCCGACCTAG